The following are encoded in a window of Nibricoccus aquaticus genomic DNA:
- a CDS encoding ATP-binding response regulator, producing MSSPKILVVDDQPVNVQLLKRKLEREGIQVIAAYTGQDALDLVPAEKPDLILLDVMMPDMDGMEVCQRLQETEDTRSIPVIFITARSSKESKLEGLAVGAVDYITKPIDLDETLARVQTQLRFVAINREMVDLQRRLQESRRAATVGAVTQGIAHNLNNLLGVVLGYLDLIKAHHTKPEFVKKNAEHVENAVQRIVNIIKQLSTLVVKSRPPMLKFSLQRLIEDGVNRYQNDFKITEPVTIDNPLGDQPVETHVEIFEDIVAKLLINAWESYGYNATGKRPIAITTRLVDMPGSTRAVEIRIEDRGTGIAARIRDTMFEPFVSTKETVGVGMGLTVARHALRNLGGEINVIDRPGGGSVAVLTHPLEKKIRKTPVTEPPFP from the coding sequence ATGAGTTCGCCTAAAATCCTGGTCGTCGACGACCAGCCCGTGAACGTCCAACTCCTCAAACGGAAGCTGGAGCGCGAAGGCATTCAAGTCATCGCCGCGTACACCGGCCAGGACGCCCTCGATCTCGTTCCCGCCGAGAAACCCGACCTCATCCTTCTCGACGTCATGATGCCGGACATGGACGGCATGGAAGTCTGCCAGCGCCTCCAGGAAACCGAGGACACCCGTTCCATCCCCGTCATCTTCATCACCGCGCGCAGCTCGAAGGAAAGTAAACTCGAAGGTCTCGCCGTCGGCGCAGTCGATTACATCACCAAGCCCATCGACCTCGACGAAACCCTCGCGCGCGTCCAGACCCAGCTCCGCTTCGTCGCCATCAACCGCGAGATGGTCGATCTCCAGCGCCGTCTCCAGGAATCCCGCCGCGCCGCCACCGTCGGTGCCGTCACTCAAGGTATCGCGCACAACCTCAATAATCTCCTTGGCGTCGTCCTCGGCTACCTCGACCTCATCAAGGCCCATCACACGAAACCCGAGTTCGTCAAAAAGAACGCCGAGCACGTCGAGAACGCCGTCCAGCGCATCGTTAATATCATCAAACAACTCAGCACGCTCGTCGTGAAATCGCGCCCGCCGATGCTAAAGTTCAGCCTCCAGCGCCTCATCGAAGACGGCGTGAACCGCTACCAGAACGATTTCAAGATCACCGAGCCCGTCACCATCGACAACCCCCTCGGCGACCAGCCCGTCGAGACCCACGTCGAAATCTTCGAGGACATCGTCGCCAAGCTCCTCATCAACGCCTGGGAAAGCTACGGCTACAACGCCACCGGCAAACGCCCCATCGCCATCACCACACGACTCGTCGATATGCCCGGCAGCACGCGCGCCGTGGAGATCCGTATCGAAGATCGTGGCACAGGCATCGCCGCCCGCATCCGCGACACCATGTTCGAGCCCTTCGTCAGCACGAAGGAAACCGTCGGCGTCGGCATGGGCCTCACCGTCGCCCGCCACGCCCTTCGCAACCTCGGCGGCGAGATCAACGTCATCGACCGCCCCGGCGGCGGCTCCGTCGCAGTCCTCACTCACCCGCTCGAAAAGAAAATCCGCAAAACGCCTGTCACCGAGCCGCCTTTCCCATGA
- a CDS encoding pseudouridine synthase encodes MSDSESIRLQKFLADAGICSRRAAEQLIKEGEVWVNSVKATLGQKITPGVDKITVSGKNVRPVSQPKITLAMHKPRGLVCTNDDPFHADTIFTVLPRVFAKYRFFCAGRLDKESEGLVILTTDGDLAHRLMHPSNIVVKRYQVSLETPFPASRKPALLRGVTIEGEHMQVEKATLIAPNRDGASLHLDVQMHHGKKREIRHLFMALGFNVKRLKRYQIGAFPLKGIPLRAVKPLSSKEISQLFKTPRIPGATTDHNTSDKKSSQLHED; translated from the coding sequence ATGAGCGATTCCGAGTCGATCCGTTTGCAAAAATTCCTGGCCGATGCCGGCATCTGCTCCCGCCGCGCGGCCGAACAGCTCATCAAAGAAGGCGAGGTCTGGGTCAACTCCGTGAAAGCCACTCTCGGCCAGAAGATCACTCCCGGCGTCGATAAGATCACCGTCAGCGGAAAAAATGTCCGCCCCGTCTCTCAGCCTAAGATCACGCTCGCGATGCATAAACCCCGCGGCCTCGTCTGCACCAACGACGACCCGTTTCACGCCGATACCATCTTCACCGTCCTCCCGCGCGTCTTCGCCAAATACCGTTTCTTCTGCGCCGGCCGTCTCGACAAGGAAAGCGAGGGCCTCGTCATCCTCACGACCGATGGCGATCTCGCCCATCGCCTCATGCACCCGAGCAACATCGTGGTGAAGCGCTACCAGGTTTCGCTCGAGACGCCCTTCCCCGCCTCCCGCAAACCCGCCCTCCTCCGCGGCGTCACCATCGAGGGGGAACACATGCAGGTCGAGAAGGCCACGCTCATCGCACCCAACCGCGACGGCGCTTCGCTCCACCTCGACGTCCAGATGCACCACGGCAAGAAGCGCGAGATCCGCCACCTCTTCATGGCGCTCGGCTTTAATGTGAAACGCCTCAAGCGCTACCAGATCGGCGCCTTCCCGCTAAAAGGAATTCCTTTGCGGGCCGTGAAACCGCTTTCTAGCAAAGAAATCTCCCAGCTTTTCAAAACGCCGCGCATCCCCGGCGCTACCACCGACCACAATACTTCCGACAAAAAATCATCCCAACTTCATGAAGACTAA
- the proC gene encoding pyrroline-5-carboxylate reductase — MSKIAFLGAGRMASAMVDGLLSKGTAPSALICLSGSGKTADTLSARTGIIATTDLAALLRDADALVLSCKPQQLAGLDPRLAELTAGKLVLSVLAGKKLARLSQVFPKARNLVRSMPNTPGQIGAGITGWNALHPLSPADQSLVDEILGAMGKTVAVEESQLDAVTAVSGSGPAYVFEFAAALREAGVSAGLSREAAYRLAVETILGAAKLMAQSTASAEDLRNQVTSPNGTTYAGLMRMEARDFRGLIHETVAAAKARSEELSRD; from the coding sequence ATGAGCAAGATCGCCTTCCTCGGCGCCGGTCGCATGGCCTCCGCCATGGTCGACGGCCTCCTCTCCAAAGGCACCGCGCCTTCCGCCCTCATCTGCCTCAGCGGCTCCGGCAAAACTGCCGACACTCTCTCCGCTCGCACTGGCATTATCGCCACCACCGATCTCGCCGCACTTCTCCGCGACGCCGACGCCCTCGTCCTCTCCTGCAAACCTCAACAACTCGCCGGACTCGACCCGCGCCTCGCCGAACTCACCGCCGGCAAACTCGTCCTCTCCGTCCTCGCCGGAAAAAAACTCGCCCGCCTCTCCCAGGTTTTCCCCAAGGCCCGCAACCTTGTCCGCTCCATGCCCAACACTCCCGGCCAGATCGGCGCGGGCATCACCGGCTGGAACGCGCTTCATCCGCTCTCTCCCGCCGACCAGTCGCTCGTCGATGAAATCCTCGGCGCGATGGGCAAAACCGTCGCCGTCGAAGAATCCCAACTCGACGCCGTCACCGCCGTCAGCGGCTCCGGCCCTGCCTACGTCTTCGAATTCGCCGCCGCCCTCCGCGAAGCGGGTGTATCCGCCGGCCTGAGTCGCGAAGCCGCCTACCGGCTCGCCGTCGAGACGATCCTCGGCGCCGCCAAACTCATGGCCCAATCCACGGCCTCCGCAGAAGATCTCCGCAATCAGGTCACCTCGCCCAACGGCACCACCTACGCCGGCCTCATGCGCATGGAAGCCCGCGATTTTCGCGGCCTCATCCACGAAACCGTCGCCGCCGCCAAGGCCCGCTCCGAAGAACTCTCCCGCGACTGA
- a CDS encoding DUF1294 domain-containing protein, with the protein MNDTPAQKSGRIIEWDKKKGFGFLHDGTHRIFIHHRDFAAHRKVPEPGDTVTFIVGQDVTGRTCAQQALITSTTSRLKKKQWFALLLLLVAPALALHRLSLRFDALLLIITAVVLSAATYVIYWWDKNQARSGGWRTAESKLHLFELIGGWPGAFIAQRRLQHKCSKLSFLVVFWFIVIAHQFVAIDYLLNWRLTQSALQLIQPPA; encoded by the coding sequence ATGAATGACACTCCCGCCCAAAAATCCGGCCGCATCATCGAGTGGGACAAAAAAAAGGGCTTCGGCTTTCTCCACGACGGCACGCACCGCATTTTTATTCATCACCGCGACTTCGCCGCCCACCGCAAAGTCCCCGAGCCCGGCGACACCGTCACCTTCATCGTCGGCCAGGATGTCACCGGCCGCACCTGCGCCCAACAAGCCCTCATCACCAGCACCACCAGCCGCCTCAAAAAAAAGCAGTGGTTCGCCCTGCTGCTCCTCCTCGTCGCTCCCGCCCTCGCGCTCCACCGCCTCTCCCTCCGCTTCGACGCGCTTCTCCTCATCATCACCGCCGTCGTCCTCTCCGCGGCGACTTACGTCATCTACTGGTGGGATAAAAACCAGGCCCGCTCCGGCGGCTGGCGCACCGCCGAGAGTAAACTCCATCTCTTCGAGCTCATCGGAGGCTGGCCCGGCGCATTCATCGCTCAACGCCGCCTCCAGCACAAATGCTCCAAGCTCTCCTTCCTCGTCGTCTTCTGGTTCATTGTCATCGCGCACCAATTCGTCGCCATCGACTACCTCCTCAACTGGCGCCTCACGCAAAGCGCGCTTCAGCTCATCCAGCCCCCCGCCTGA
- the folD gene encoding bifunctional methylenetetrahydrofolate dehydrogenase/methenyltetrahydrofolate cyclohydrolase FolD, giving the protein MDLIDGNKIAADLIAELKAEVSRLPGRKPCLALVRVGDDPASVSYVTKKEKTSAEIGITSRIILPPVTITQDELFAIIDQLNADPAVDGILVQSPLPKHIDEVAVFRRVAPEKDVDGFNTINLGKVAQEDDTAFVSCTPAGIMELLARSGTDLKGKHVVVLGRSLIVGKPVALLALQKKAGANGTVTICHSATSNLPAITRLADVLIAAIGRPEFVTADMVKPGAVVIDVGINRVPDVSKKSGYKLVGDVQFATVSPLASKITPVPGGVGPMTVAMLMKNTVKAFNLSGAR; this is encoded by the coding sequence ATGGACCTCATCGACGGAAATAAAATCGCCGCTGACCTCATCGCCGAGCTGAAGGCCGAAGTCTCCCGCCTCCCCGGCCGCAAACCCTGCCTCGCGCTCGTCCGCGTCGGCGACGACCCCGCCTCGGTCTCCTACGTCACCAAGAAGGAGAAAACCTCCGCTGAGATCGGCATCACCAGCCGCATCATTCTTCCTCCCGTCACCATTACGCAGGATGAACTTTTTGCGATCATCGACCAACTGAACGCCGATCCCGCCGTCGACGGCATCCTCGTCCAGTCTCCACTTCCCAAGCACATCGACGAAGTCGCCGTCTTCCGCCGCGTCGCCCCGGAAAAAGACGTCGATGGTTTCAACACCATCAACCTCGGCAAAGTCGCCCAGGAAGACGACACCGCCTTCGTCTCCTGCACGCCCGCCGGCATCATGGAGCTCCTCGCCCGCAGCGGCACCGACCTCAAAGGCAAACACGTCGTCGTCCTCGGCCGCAGCCTCATCGTCGGCAAACCCGTCGCCCTTCTCGCCCTCCAGAAAAAAGCCGGCGCCAACGGAACCGTCACCATTTGCCACTCCGCCACGTCCAATCTCCCCGCGATCACCCGCCTCGCCGACGTCCTCATCGCCGCCATCGGCCGCCCCGAATTCGTCACCGCCGACATGGTCAAACCCGGCGCCGTCGTCATCGACGTCGGCATCAACCGCGTTCCCGACGTGTCCAAGAAATCCGGCTACAAACTCGTCGGCGACGTGCAGTTCGCCACCGTCTCGCCGCTCGCGTCGAAAATCACCCCCGTCCCCGGCGGCGTCGGCCCCATGACCGTCGCCATGCTCATGAAAAACACGGTGAAGGCCTTCAATCTCTCCGGCGCCCGCTAA
- a CDS encoding response regulator, whose protein sequence is MATVLVVEDDKLSQRILGKILGGAGHEILVAEGVAKAWELLRAHPLVDLVILDNQLGKEWGWEFLQGLRADLIFTGLPVAVYTAHTERSSILKYVELGVQAMLVKPYKGEVLFEELKKASAVDWTGRLMERPAAACARLKISESDYYSTLSAASSALEKNIQALREAITAKREDQALREPVQQIFNQSSALGMPVLKSVTEGLVRGIGSKHNAAILGGLRSLDSLLILLRQRSLEYMRVKEMSGGGDAPKVLKRVVSANDAVVPAAASQAATFCRRTAGSPVWAYGNGFTRLEGRELFAKGELGRLAAEWVTMKPLREMVEAHAFIARAPNAAMDEVIGAVEELPKFRELYLKIAARLGGGTVDTAPPVAIDSEPLDREAEAEAEAKAQALRHALDRLGVYRTMVLVAAARVAKASRVKSPLDLSMLLEHTLAVAILSYEVGRMLRLPDEHLPAAAGMVHDAGKWVFALAEPGLYALVLTLAHEGGQGAARAEQGIFGATHEEAGRLALEAAHAPVLLLDAAVAHEDLARVSKPESSAVVSCLFLANHLAWAAVADEAHAKAIRDELLKPTNQVWATLKEAGVALPLDIPELIEAMARVSKTSAWISGELAEWAAR, encoded by the coding sequence ATGGCCACCGTACTGGTCGTAGAAGACGACAAACTTTCACAACGTATCCTCGGAAAAATCCTGGGCGGGGCGGGTCATGAGATTTTGGTCGCGGAAGGTGTGGCGAAAGCGTGGGAGCTGCTGCGGGCGCATCCGCTCGTCGATCTGGTGATCCTGGATAATCAGCTCGGCAAGGAGTGGGGCTGGGAGTTTTTGCAAGGGTTGCGCGCGGATTTGATTTTCACGGGGCTGCCGGTGGCGGTGTACACGGCGCATACGGAGCGCAGCTCGATCCTGAAGTATGTCGAGCTGGGGGTGCAGGCGATGCTCGTGAAGCCGTACAAGGGAGAAGTGCTTTTCGAGGAATTGAAGAAAGCCTCGGCGGTGGACTGGACGGGGCGACTGATGGAGCGGCCGGCGGCGGCGTGCGCACGGCTGAAGATTTCGGAGAGTGACTATTATAGTACGTTGAGCGCGGCGTCGTCGGCACTGGAGAAGAACATCCAGGCGCTCCGCGAGGCGATCACGGCGAAGCGCGAGGATCAGGCGCTGCGCGAACCGGTGCAGCAGATTTTTAATCAAAGCTCGGCGCTGGGGATGCCGGTGCTCAAGAGCGTGACGGAAGGGCTGGTGCGCGGGATCGGCTCGAAGCACAACGCGGCGATCCTGGGCGGGCTGAGGTCGCTGGACTCGTTGTTGATTTTGCTGCGGCAGCGTTCGCTGGAGTACATGCGGGTGAAGGAAATGTCGGGAGGCGGTGACGCGCCGAAGGTTTTGAAGCGGGTGGTGTCGGCGAACGACGCGGTGGTGCCGGCGGCGGCTTCGCAGGCGGCGACGTTTTGCCGGAGGACGGCGGGTTCGCCGGTGTGGGCGTACGGAAACGGTTTCACACGGCTGGAGGGGCGTGAGTTATTCGCGAAGGGTGAACTCGGGCGGCTGGCGGCGGAGTGGGTGACCATGAAGCCGCTGCGCGAGATGGTGGAGGCGCATGCGTTCATCGCGCGGGCTCCGAATGCGGCGATGGACGAGGTGATCGGCGCGGTGGAAGAGCTGCCGAAGTTTCGGGAGCTTTATTTGAAGATCGCGGCGCGGCTCGGTGGCGGAACGGTGGATACGGCGCCGCCGGTGGCGATCGATAGCGAGCCGCTGGATCGTGAAGCGGAGGCGGAGGCGGAGGCGAAGGCGCAGGCGCTGAGGCACGCACTGGACCGGCTGGGTGTTTACCGGACGATGGTGCTGGTGGCGGCGGCGCGGGTGGCGAAGGCGTCGCGCGTGAAGTCGCCGCTGGATCTGTCGATGCTGCTGGAGCACACGCTCGCGGTGGCGATTTTGTCTTACGAAGTAGGGCGGATGCTGCGTTTGCCGGATGAGCATCTGCCGGCGGCGGCGGGGATGGTGCATGACGCGGGCAAGTGGGTGTTCGCGCTGGCGGAGCCGGGCTTGTATGCGCTGGTGCTGACACTCGCGCATGAAGGCGGACAGGGCGCGGCGCGGGCGGAGCAGGGGATTTTCGGGGCGACGCACGAAGAGGCCGGGCGGCTCGCGCTCGAGGCGGCTCATGCGCCGGTGTTGTTACTGGACGCGGCGGTGGCGCATGAAGATCTGGCGCGCGTGTCGAAGCCGGAGTCGTCGGCCGTGGTGTCGTGTTTATTTCTCGCCAATCACCTCGCGTGGGCGGCGGTGGCGGATGAGGCGCACGCGAAGGCGATCCGCGATGAGTTGCTCAAGCCGACGAATCAGGTGTGGGCGACGTTGAAGGAGGCGGGCGTGGCGCTGCCGCTGGATATTCCTGAGCTGATCGAGGCGATGGCGCGGGTGTCGAAGACGAGCGCGTGGATCAGTGGAGAGCTGGCGGAGTGGGCGGCGCGCTGA